A stretch of DNA from Catenulispora acidiphila DSM 44928:
TTGATCTCGCCGCGCGACTGGTAGTCCCGCAGCTCCTCGTCCCACTTGACGTAGAGCACCGGGGACAGGATCTGCTTCAGCACGGCGCGGTCGCGGTCGGACCAGGCACGCTGCGCGGTCGTGTACAGCCAGACGGCGCGCGCCTTCAGCGCCTCGGGAGCATAAGTCGGGTCGTTGTCGGCGACCGCCGCGACCCGCGCCTCGATCTGCGTGGCACGCTGCGCCGCCGCCGCGTCCGAGCGGTGCGCCGTCCGGTCCGACCCGGTGTTCAGGCCGCGCTTGGAGCCGACGCCGTTCCCGCTGCGAGCCTTGAACGCGAACCACACGATCAGGACGATCACCGCGACGATCAGCAGCACGCCGACGGATCCCCCGCCGCCGACGAAGCCGACCCCGCCGCCGTGGAAGCCGCCACCGCCACCGCCGTGTCCGCCGCCGCCACCGCCCCCGCCGAACCCGTGGCCGCCGCCCCCGCCGCGCGCCTGTGCCACCGCTGGACTGCTCAGCGCCACGACCGCCGCGAGCACGAGTATCCGCCGCCCGATACGCACTTCGGTCCCCCTTGAGATTGCAGAAGCTCCTCCCACCAAGGTACGGCAAAACCGCCGTGAGCCGAGAGAACACGCAGTTCACCTACCGGCCGCGCACCTGAAGGACTTCGCAGTGGCTACTGTGCCGCCATGGACCCGCATGTGCTCATCGTCGCCGACACATCCTCCAGCCCCGAGAACGCCGACGAGCTCGGCCGCGTCCTGGAGCGTTTCGCGCAGGCGTGCCGCGCCGAACCCGGCTGCCTGTCGTATGAGATCTTCCGGTCGCCGACGCAGCCGGAGCGCTACGTGAGCATCGAGCGCTATGCGGACGTCGAGGCGTTCGCCAGACACCGGGCCTCTGCCCACTTCAAGGAGATCGGGCTCAACGAAGTCATGCCGCTTCTGCTCACCCGCGACATCCGCATGTACGACGCGCCGATCGAGGTCCCGCCGATCGCGACGCCGCCGAGCCGGGCCTAGCCGCGCGTCCCGGCGCCCGGCGGCGTGCCGCCGCACAGCACGTCGTCCACGGTATGGTCCTGACCATGCGTTCCGACAGCGATGCCGCATGCTGACCCTCCTGGGCCTGCTGGCCATCGCGGTGCTCACCGCCGCCACCGGCTATTTCGTGGCGCAGGAGTTCGCCTACATCGCCGCGGACCGGGGACGGTTGCGGCAGCTCGCCGAGGACGGCGACGCCGCCGCCGAGCGCGCCTTCGAGGTCACCGGTCGGCTGTCGTTCATGCTGTCCGGGGCGCAGCTCGGGATCACCGTGACCGCGCTGCTGGTCGGCTACGTCGCCCAGCCGCTGCTCGGCTCCGGCCTGGCCGATCTGCTGGGGTTCACCGGCTGGTCGCACGACGCGCGGCTGTCGCTGTCGGTCGTGGTGGCGCTGGCCGTGGCGACCGTGGTGCAGATGGTGGTCGGCGAGTTGCTGCCGAAGAACCTGGCGATCGCCAAGCCGATCGAGGCGGCCAAGGCACTCGGCGGCTCCACCCTCCTGTATTTGAAGGTGGTCGGTCCGGTCATCCGGCTGTTCGACGGCGCCGCCGTCCGGCTGGTCCGCGCCGTCGGCATCGAGCCGGTCGAGGAGCTGCCGCAGGGCGCCAGCGAGGAGGACCTGCAGCACATCATCTCCGAGTCGCACACGCAGGGCTTGCTGGACACCGAGCTGTCCGAGCTGTTGGACCGCGCGCTGGACTTCCGAGGGCTGACAGCCGGGCAGGCCATGACGCCGCGGGTGAAGGTGCACACCGTGTCGGCCGAAGCGCCGGTCTCCCTGGTGGTGGAGATGCTGATCACCGGCAACGCCCGGTTCCCGGTGACCGGCCATGACATAGACGATCTGATCGGTGTCGCCGGACTGACCGAGGTCCTGGCGGTGCCGGCGGCACTGCGGGCCACGACGCCGGTCCGGGACGCGTGCGCGCCGGCGCTGCTGGTACCGGAGCACCTTCCGCTCCCCGAGTTGCTGGAGCGGCTGCGCTCCGAGCACCGGCAGCTGGCGTGCGTCATCGACGAGTTCGGCGGCTTCGCCGGGGTGGTGACGTTGGAAGACGTCACCGAGGAGCTGGTCGGCGACATCTGGGACGAGGACGACCTGGACGACGAGGTGGTCCGGCGACAGCCAGACGGCGCCTGGAGCGTCCCGGCACGGATGCGGATCGACGAGGCCGCCGACGCCACCGGGATCCCGCTGCCGGAAGGCGAGCACTACACGACGGTCTCCGGCCTGGTGCTGGACCGCCTCGGCCGCACCGCGCGCATCGGCGACGAGGTGGAGCTGGCGGTCCGCGCGCCGTACACGCAGGACGGGCCCGGGATGCTGTCGGTGCTGATCCACATCGCGGCGGTCAGCCGGCAGGTACCGGCGACCGTGCTGATCACGATGGACACCGAAGACCACGCCGAAGACTCCGAACACAGCGCAGACCCCGAACACAGTGCCGCCCCCGACGCCCGGGAGGCTTCGTGAACAGCGCCTGGGCCCTGGTCGTCTCCGCCCTTCTCCTGGCCGCCAACGCCTTCTTCGTCGCCGCCGAATTCGCCCTCGTCACCAGCAAACGACACCGCCTGGAGGCGGCCGCCGCCGAGGGCAGTCGCGCGGCGCGCGTCGCGGTGGCCGGCACGCGCGAGCTGTCCCTGATGCTGGCGGGCACCCAACTGGGCATCACGTTGTGCACGCTGGGTTTGGGCGCCCTGGCCGAGCCCGCGGTCGCGCACCTGCTGGACCCGGTGCTCTCCGCGACCGGGCTGCCCGAGGGCGTGTCGTACGGGATCGCGTTCGCCGCGAGCCTGGCGCTGGTCGTGTTCCTGCACATGGTCGTCGGCGAGATGGCGCCGAAGTCCTGGTCGATCACCCACCCGGAACGGTCCGCGGCCCTGGTCGCGCTGCCGTTCCGGGCTTTCACGCAGCTGGTGCGCTGGCCGCTGGTCGCCCTCAACGGCATGACCAACGGCCTGTTGCGCCTGCTGAAGGTGGAGCCGCAAAGCGAACTGGCCGAAGCGCACAGTCCCGAAGACCTGCGGATGCTGGTCCGACAGTCCGCCGAGCACGGACTGATCCCCGCAGTGCAGCAAAGGCTTCTGGCCCAAGCGCTGCGCCTACAGAACACGCCGCTGTCCGAGGTCATGATCGCCTGGACGGACGCCGTCACCGTTCCCTGCGATTCCACCGCGAGCGCCGTGGAGGACCTGAGCCGCGCCACCGGCCACTCCCGCTTCCCGGTCACCGGCGCCGACGGCAACCCGGTCGGCCTGGTCCACGTCCGCGACGCGGTGCGCGCGACCACCGCCGGTCTCGACCCGGACGTGTCCGACCTGCGCAGCACCGCGCTGACGCTGCGCGCGGACCAGACCGGAGCCGAGGCGGTCAGCGTGATGCGGCGGTATCGCTCGCAACTGGCTCTGGTGAAGAGCGGCGCCGGGGGCGACGAGGGAGCTCAGGACACTGATGCGGTGGTCGGTGTCGTGGCACTGGAGGATCTGTTGGAAGAGCTCATCGGCGAATTCCAGGACGAGACAGATATCTGAAGCCCCGCCGCACTTCTCGAGCTCACCACCGGCGTTTCCCCATTGACGTTCAGGATGTTTATGCCACGCCGACGCGCCACCCCGTAGGCTCACTTCATGGTCGACACTCTGATCGGGCGTGAGTGGCACCTGAACGTCCTGCGGGCGTCCGTCGAAAGGCTCCGGACCGGTTCCGGGGCGGCGGTGGCGCTGGCCGGCGAACCGGGGATCGGGAAGAGCGCGCTGTTGTGGGCGGCGGGGAACGCGGCACGCGCCGCCGGGGTGGCCGTGGTGGCCGTCCGGGGCGCGGATCTGGCGCAGAGCCCCGATGTCCATGCCGCGTGCGCGCATGTCGTCGACGCCGTCGGGGCGCACGCCGCCGCCGGCCGGCCGGTCGTGGTGACCGTCGACGACATCCATCTGCTCGGCACGGACGAGCCGGGTCTGGTCGGGCGGCTGCTGGGCTCCACGGCCCACGGACCGGTGCTGTGCGTCCTGGCCTACCGAAGACGCCAACTCGCGCCCCGCCCCGCCGCGACGCTCGCCGACGCCTCGACCGGGTTGCTGCGCCTCGCGCCCCTGGATCCGCTCACCCGCGAACAAGCCACGGAGCTGCTCGGCGAGCACCCGGACGCCGACGAGATCCACCGACAGGCGGCGGGCAATCCGCAGTACATCAAGGTCCTGAGTGCCCTGCGCGACACCGGCGCCACCGCCGAGGCCGGCGCCTCGATCTTCGGGGAGCTGACCGGTCTGGAGCCCGAGGCGCTGGCGGCGATACGGGCCGCGGCGGTGCTCGGCGAGCCGTTCGGCGTGCCGCTGCTGGCTGACATCGCCGCACTCGACGAGCCGGCGGCGGTGCGTGCGCTGGACCAGCTCACCGGTGTGGACCTGATACGCCCGGCCGAGCACGGATCGCAGCTGGCGCTGCGGCATCGCGCGGTCGGCGAGGCCGTGTACGAACGGCTCGAGCCCAGCCTCCGCTTCGCCCTGCACCGCCGGGCCGCCGACGCGCTCGCCGCGACCGGCGCCCCGGTCGCCCACCGCGCGCGCCACGTCACCCGCGCCGCGGATGCGCAGAACCCTGAGCACCTGACGACGCTGATCGCCGCTGCCCGTGCCGTCATCTACGCCTCGCCGGCGACCGCGGCCGAGTACCTGCAGTCCGCTTTGCCGTTGCTGCGCGGGGAGCACGGCCACGCGCACGAGGTCCACGTCCTGCTCGCCCGCGCGCGCCTGCTGTCGGGTGAGTTCACCGAGGGCCGGGCCCTGCTCGACGCGCTCAGCTCGGCCGGTCCGGAGCAGCCCGACGGCGCGGCGCTGGACTCCACCCGCATCGAGCGGCGTCTGGGCCGGCCCTTCGAAGCCGGCGCGCTGGCCCGCTCCGGTCTGGCCGCGCTGGCCGAGACCGACTCGGCGACCGCCGCCGCGCTGCACGCCGAACTGGCCGACACGGCGTACGACGTGCAGGACTACGAGACCTCCCGGATGCACGCCGAGACCGCCGCAGCCATCGCCGCCCGGCACGGCGACCGCGTCGGCGAGGCCCACGCCCTGGCGCAGTCGGCGCTGGGCCACCTGTTCACCAGCGACGAGGCGACCGCTCTGGCCCGCGCCGCGCGGGCGGCCGAACTCATCGACGCCACCCCCGACACCATGCTGCTGACCAACCTGGCCGCACCGCTGCAACTGGGCATGACAGAGGGGTTGCTCGGGCGGCTGACCGACAGCGAGCGCCACCTGGCGCGCGCCGAGGTGCTGAGCTGGCGCACCGGTCAGACACACCTGGACGGCGAGTTGTTGACCGTGCTGGCCAATGCCCAGTGCCGGCTCGGCAAGCTGGGCACGGCCCTGGGCACGCTGGAGCGCGTGGCCCGGCGGCACGAGGGGATCGGCGAGCACGGCGGCAACGCCCTGGAGGCGGGGGTCGCGGCGAATCTGCGCGCCGCCGCGCTGCACTGGCGCGACGAGCCCGGCGACGCCGAGCAGGTGCGGGTGGCGCTGGACCGCGCGCTGGCGATCGCGAACGACTCCTCCACCAGCTGGGCCATCGCAGTGCGCTGTTTCCACGCCGAGCTGGTCCTGTTCACCGGCGATCCGGTGCGGGCCCGCTCGCTGCTGCTCGAGGTCGCCGGCGAGGACCTGTCCGGGATCAGCCCGTGGCGCCGTCCCCGCTGGTGCGACACCCTGGCCGAGGCCGCGCTGGCGGTGGGCGACGGCGCGGAGGCCGACCACTGGGCCGCCGTCGCCGAGCGGGCTCCGCAGCAGCCTTCGACGCTGCGTCCCTTCGCGCTGCGCGCCGGGATGTGGGCGCACGCCGCGCTCGGCGAGCACGAGGCGGCGCTGACGCGCGCGCAGGAGTCGGTCCGGGAGTTCACGGCGCGCGGGGAGCGGATCGAGGTGTGCCGCACGCTGCTGGCCGCGTCCGAGTTCGCACTGCGCGCCGGGCGTGCCGATCTCGTGGCCGGCTGGCTGGACCGCGTCGCTTTGCTGGCCGAACAGTGCGGTGCGGGGCGTCTGGCGACGGAGGCGGTCCGGCACCGCTCGCGCCTGGCCGCCCTCGCCGACGCCCAGCCGGATCCGCAGTCCACCTCGGCGCCCCTGACGGCGCGCGAACGCGAGATCGCGAACTTGGTGAGCACGGGCATGACCAACACCGCGATCGCCGAGAAGCTGTTCTTGAGCGTGCGGACCGTGGAATCGCACCTGCGCCAGATCTACCGCAAGCTCGATGTGCCGAACCGCGCCGCGCTGACCCGTGCGCTGCTCGACGCCCGCCGTGCGTCGCGCCCGCCCACGCCCTGATTGCGTGGCCGGCTACGTGGTTCCACCGATGTGGGGTGCCCGGACAGGACGCGAAACTCGGGAACGTCTTTACCCCGCAAGCATTCAACGGAAACACACATACGGAGGTCCGCATGGGCTTGGCAGAACGTCGTAGCGCCGAGCGGTTCAAGAACGAGGACTACCCGGGCTGGAAGGCGCGGATCGACGAGGCCGCCGGGTTCGACGTCCCGATCGAGGTCGCGTGGGACGAGCTGGCCGTCGCGGACTACGCGGACTCCTACGCCGAGTACTTCCCGGCCGTGTACTTCCAGCCGCTGGCCGACTCCTTCGGCGCGATCGGCGCCGACGCCATGGGCAAGGACGCGCTGCGCGAGGGCGTGTCGAAGGTCATCGTGCGCAACACCGGCGAGTACTTCAGCCCTTCGGGCATCACCTTCGTCGACGGCGTGCTGACCTTCGACCACATGTCGGAGTCGAACACCCACCACGTCGAGGAGCGCACGAAGGCGCTGCAGACGCTGCTGGAGAACGGGCTGTAAAGCGCGAGCTCAAAAACACGAGCTCTGAGATGTACGAGCTCTGAGATATCCGTCCGCGTGACGCGTCCTCGGTGATGCGTCACGCGGCGGCGTCCGCGCTCGGCGCCTCAGGGAATCCGCACATCCCGGCTCAACTCAGCAGCCTCCCGCACCTCGTCGGTCAGCTCGTTCTCCTTCACCGGGCGCACCAACGTGAAGTGCCGCCCGACCGGGCAGTACTGCAGCCGCAGCGCTCCGAGCCGAACCGCCTTGAACGAGGCGCCGGGAATCCAGATCGTCGTGAACAGGTGTCCGGCACGACACCGCACGACCGTCTTCATCCCCACGGGATAGCCGTTCTTCTTCATGTAGGCGGTCTCCAAAGCGATCGCTCCGGCCGCCATCACGGCGGCGCGTCCCACACGCTTGCGTCGTCCTTCGCGAGTCTTCCGCGACTTCTTCGCCATACATCCAGTGTGGCTCAACTTCTGCCCGGATGGGACTGCGAAACACCCGGCAGCGCCCGCAGCCGGCCGTTCAGACCGGGCGCGGGCGAGGCGGGCCGTACAAAAGCGAGCCGTTCCAGGCGCGGTGCGCCCGGCTTCAGCCCGCCATCAAAGCCCGGAACTCGTCCAGGCTGATCGTCCCGTCGTGGTCGGTGTCGCCGGAGCCGATCCGCTCGGCGGCGTCCTCCTCGGTGACGTCCTCGCCGAGTTCGGCGAGCGCCGATTTGAGCTCCGCAGCCGTGATCCTGCCGTCGCCGTCCAGGTCGAAGAGGCGGAAGACCTTCTCCACGTCCTCGGGTGCCTTCCCGTGCTGTCCCACTGCCCTGCCCTCCATGATCGCTTCCCAGGGTCGATGTCCGGACACGATATCGCGTGACGTCAACGGCATCGTGGACGAGGCGGGGCGCACGGGGCGCGCTCAGCCCGCCGGATCGCTGGGATGCGGGCTGAGCGGAAGGGTCTCGACGGTCAGCCACCCGGCCGCCGTCATGGGCAGCGACCGCAGGTCGGCGTCCACCGCGGCGGCGTCAGGAGCCTGCCAGAGCCCGAGGTTGTGCCCCTGCTCGGGCAGCGACCACAGGCGCACCAGCCGACCTTCTTCAGCCAGTTCCGCAGCCCGGCGCGCCTCGCCGGCGTTCATCTGCTCGACGGCTTCGGCATCGGCGCCCTCCGGCACGCGGACATGGAACGTGACCAGGTACTCGGCGTCGCCGGCGACCGGCGCCACGGCTCCGCGCCCCGGATCGTTGCCGTGCACGCCGAGCGCGACCGGCTCGTCCGTCCGCCACATACGCAGCGGCATCGACGCCAACGTCCGCTCCAGATCGCCGGCGTCCTCGGCGGTGAACAGCCCGATCGTGCGCCACTCCCCCGGCGCCAGCGGCGGACGCCACAGCCGCACCACCCGCCCCTGCGCCGCCAGCTCGCGCGTGTGCTCGCCCTCCCGGGCCCGCATCGCGTCCACCTCCTGTGCCGAGGTCCCCTCCGGCACATGAGTGGTCATCGTGACGAGGTACTCCATGGCGAGCCTCCAGAATTTCGAGTCAGCACGTCCGCCACCTCGATGATCGCCCCTTGCCGGGCGCCGATCTCCCTCACCGGTCCGAGTGGGTGTGACTGTTCCACCACCGGGCCGCCTCCTCGACGGCGAGCCCGGTCGTCCACAGGTCGGCGGGATCGCCGGGCATGAGCCTCTCCCTGAGGTCGTCGAGCTCGCGATATCCCACGACCCGGGCGCCGTACAGCGCGCGGATCTTTCTGGGCTGGTCGGCGTTCTCGGCGCCGAAGCAGGCAACCGCGGCGTCCGGCACACCGATCCCGGTCTTGTCCGCCAGGAGGATCGCCTGCCCGGCATCGAACGCGACCGGACCCCGATCCTTCTGTGCCAGCAGCCGAGTCAGCGCGGTGACCTGGTCCGGACCTCCCCAGACCGGCATCCGGACGTGTTCGGTGACGTCGGGCCAGCCATCGGGAACGCGCGGGTCGAAGACGCCGTCGGGCGCGTATTCGGCCATGGAGACTGTGTCTCTCGGCGTGTGGGACAGCACCGCCAGGACACTCGTCGGTGTCCTCCACAGCTGCCCTCGAACGTCGGCGGACCAATTGCGGTCGCGCTTGAGGGTGCGGTAGCGCCACCGCCGCGAGCCGTCGGACTGCGGCGTGTTCACCATGGCCTGGAGCCGCTCCAGCTCCCGATCCCGGTCATGGGCCGACAGCCACGACCAGGTTGTCCGCAGGGCGGACCCGCCGAGCAGATGACCCACGTACCAAAAGGAAGCAGCGCCTGTCGGTACCTCCACGGTCCGGACCAGGCGCATGCTGCCGTCCGGCTCGGGCTCCTGCGCGAGGACGTCCTGGACCAGCGCGTCCAGCAGCCGCCCGCCGACGACCGCCGCACTGTCGCGATAGAACGGCAGCTCAGGTCGGCATCGCAGAAGCTCGGGCAGGGACTCCGGCTGCGCGAGCCCAAGGCGCTGGCGCAGCTGCGCGGCGTTGGTCGTACACCGGGCAGCGGTGACGGCGGCCTCGGCCACCGCGGCACCCAGCCGGGGGTCAGTGACGTCGGGCAGCACCTCCGACACCGCGTCGGCTACCGTCTGCGGGCCTTGGAATCCGGCGATGAGCAGCCGCTGTGCCTGCGCTTCGTCGACGGCGCGCAGAGCTGCCGAACCGGTCGCGTCGACGGCGTCGAGGTGTTCCCACCACGCCGGCGGCGCGACGAGCCGGGGTGCACGCTTCTGACGTTGCAGTCCGCCGAACGGTATGCGGACCGTGACGGCGCCGTCGGGTCCGTAGACGTACGCGAATCCGTCAGCACTGGACACCCGCGTCGCCTCG
This window harbors:
- a CDS encoding EF-hand domain-containing protein, which produces MEGRAVGQHGKAPEDVEKVFRLFDLDGDGRITAAELKSALAELGEDVTEEDAAERIGSGDTDHDGTISLDEFRALMAG
- a CDS encoding putative quinol monooxygenase produces the protein MDPHVLIVADTSSSPENADELGRVLERFAQACRAEPGCLSYEIFRSPTQPERYVSIERYADVEAFARHRASAHFKEIGLNEVMPLLLTRDIRMYDAPIEVPPIATPPSRA
- a CDS encoding muconolactone Delta-isomerase family protein, which translates into the protein MEYLVTMTTHVPEGTSAQEVDAMRAREGEHTRELAAQGRVVRLWRPPLAPGEWRTIGLFTAEDAGDLERTLASMPLRMWRTDEPVALGVHGNDPGRGAVAPVAGDAEYLVTFHVRVPEGADAEAVEQMNAGEARRAAELAEEGRLVRLWSLPEQGHNLGLWQAPDAAAVDADLRSLPMTAAGWLTVETLPLSPHPSDPAG
- a CDS encoding hemolysin family protein — protein: MLTLLGLLAIAVLTAATGYFVAQEFAYIAADRGRLRQLAEDGDAAAERAFEVTGRLSFMLSGAQLGITVTALLVGYVAQPLLGSGLADLLGFTGWSHDARLSLSVVVALAVATVVQMVVGELLPKNLAIAKPIEAAKALGGSTLLYLKVVGPVIRLFDGAAVRLVRAVGIEPVEELPQGASEEDLQHIISESHTQGLLDTELSELLDRALDFRGLTAGQAMTPRVKVHTVSAEAPVSLVVEMLITGNARFPVTGHDIDDLIGVAGLTEVLAVPAALRATTPVRDACAPALLVPEHLPLPELLERLRSEHRQLACVIDEFGGFAGVVTLEDVTEELVGDIWDEDDLDDEVVRRQPDGAWSVPARMRIDEAADATGIPLPEGEHYTTVSGLVLDRLGRTARIGDEVELAVRAPYTQDGPGMLSVLIHIAAVSRQVPATVLITMDTEDHAEDSEHSADPEHSAAPDAREAS
- a CDS encoding helix-turn-helix transcriptional regulator; this translates as MVDTLIGREWHLNVLRASVERLRTGSGAAVALAGEPGIGKSALLWAAGNAARAAGVAVVAVRGADLAQSPDVHAACAHVVDAVGAHAAAGRPVVVTVDDIHLLGTDEPGLVGRLLGSTAHGPVLCVLAYRRRQLAPRPAATLADASTGLLRLAPLDPLTREQATELLGEHPDADEIHRQAAGNPQYIKVLSALRDTGATAEAGASIFGELTGLEPEALAAIRAAAVLGEPFGVPLLADIAALDEPAAVRALDQLTGVDLIRPAEHGSQLALRHRAVGEAVYERLEPSLRFALHRRAADALAATGAPVAHRARHVTRAADAQNPEHLTTLIAAARAVIYASPATAAEYLQSALPLLRGEHGHAHEVHVLLARARLLSGEFTEGRALLDALSSAGPEQPDGAALDSTRIERRLGRPFEAGALARSGLAALAETDSATAAALHAELADTAYDVQDYETSRMHAETAAAIAARHGDRVGEAHALAQSALGHLFTSDEATALARAARAAELIDATPDTMLLTNLAAPLQLGMTEGLLGRLTDSERHLARAEVLSWRTGQTHLDGELLTVLANAQCRLGKLGTALGTLERVARRHEGIGEHGGNALEAGVAANLRAAALHWRDEPGDAEQVRVALDRALAIANDSSTSWAIAVRCFHAELVLFTGDPVRARSLLLEVAGEDLSGISPWRRPRWCDTLAEAALAVGDGAEADHWAAVAERAPQQPSTLRPFALRAGMWAHAALGEHEAALTRAQESVREFTARGERIEVCRTLLAASEFALRAGRADLVAGWLDRVALLAEQCGAGRLATEAVRHRSRLAALADAQPDPQSTSAPLTAREREIANLVSTGMTNTAIAEKLFLSVRTVESHLRQIYRKLDVPNRAALTRALLDARRASRPPTP
- a CDS encoding hemolysin family protein, which gives rise to MNSAWALVVSALLLAANAFFVAAEFALVTSKRHRLEAAAAEGSRAARVAVAGTRELSLMLAGTQLGITLCTLGLGALAEPAVAHLLDPVLSATGLPEGVSYGIAFAASLALVVFLHMVVGEMAPKSWSITHPERSAALVALPFRAFTQLVRWPLVALNGMTNGLLRLLKVEPQSELAEAHSPEDLRMLVRQSAEHGLIPAVQQRLLAQALRLQNTPLSEVMIAWTDAVTVPCDSTASAVEDLSRATGHSRFPVTGADGNPVGLVHVRDAVRATTAGLDPDVSDLRSTALTLRADQTGAEAVSVMRRYRSQLALVKSGAGGDEGAQDTDAVVGVVALEDLLEELIGEFQDETDI